The Streptococcus viridans genome includes a window with the following:
- a CDS encoding DNA translocase FtsK produces MANNNQSKKTRSTRRLSKAEIERKKAIRRMIMTIVLTLVFIFAFLRLGALGLVTYNLIRLLVGSLAYVAMTAVIVYLFFFKWIEKHEGTLSGFLSLFAGLLLIYQAYFVSLLKLEGSSFGSTFSRILGDLVHLRVSSFAGGGLLGAILYTPIAFLLSNIGTYFIGGLLIVLGLLLMSSYSVYDLYEQAVAAFHSFMEKREIRRQERFVEREEKKALQAEAEEAARIEQLAEASPVSTEGYPVDLETGEVMEPVTETEVPAEEAYPQIYLPNEEEGYSEEWSDGSPEELEDVAEEEDVDEEVTVDFTPKELLQYKLPTIDLFAPDKPKNQSKEKNIVRQNIRILEETFASFNIKATVERAEIGPSVTKYEVKPAVGVRVNRISNLADDLALALAAKDVRIEAPIPGKSLVGIEVPNSEIATVSFRELWEQSKTDPAKLLEIPLGKAVDGSARTFDLARMPHLLVAGSTGSGKSVAVNGIISSILMKARPDEVKFMMVDPKMVELSVYNDIPHLLIPVVTNPRKASRALQKVVDEMENRYELFSKVGARNIAGFNAKVAEYNTQSEMKQVPLPLIVVIVDELADLMMVASKEVEDAIIRLGQKARAAGIHMILATQRPSVDVISGLIKANVPSRVAFAVSSGTDSRTILDENGAEKLLGRGDMLFKPIDENHPIRLQGSFISDDDVERIVNFVKEQAEADYDDAFDPGEVSESDFDGGMGGSDEGDPLFEEAKALVIETQKASASMIQRRLSVGFNRATRLMEDLEAAGVIGPAEGTKPRKVLQTN; encoded by the coding sequence ATGGCAAACAATAATCAATCAAAAAAAACACGGTCGACAAGACGACTGTCTAAAGCAGAAATAGAAAGAAAAAAAGCAATTCGCCGAATGATCATGACGATTGTCTTAACTCTCGTCTTCATTTTCGCCTTTTTACGATTAGGGGCCTTAGGCTTAGTGACCTACAACCTTATCCGTCTCTTGGTAGGTAGTCTGGCTTACGTAGCGATGACGGCTGTTATTGTCTACCTCTTCTTTTTCAAATGGATTGAGAAGCATGAGGGGACCTTGTCTGGCTTTTTAAGTCTTTTTGCAGGCTTACTACTGATCTATCAAGCTTACTTTGTCTCCCTCTTGAAACTTGAAGGCTCTTCTTTCGGGTCAACCTTCTCACGTATCTTAGGGGACCTCGTGCACCTTCGCGTCTCTTCTTTTGCAGGAGGAGGACTACTAGGAGCAATCTTATATACGCCGATTGCTTTCTTGCTCTCGAACATCGGGACTTATTTCATTGGAGGACTCTTGATCGTATTAGGACTTCTCTTGATGAGTTCTTATTCGGTTTATGATTTGTATGAGCAGGCTGTCGCAGCTTTTCACTCCTTTATGGAAAAACGAGAAATTCGTCGCCAAGAGCGCTTTGTCGAGCGTGAAGAGAAGAAGGCCCTTCAAGCAGAAGCAGAGGAGGCAGCCCGCATCGAGCAACTTGCAGAAGCTAGTCCCGTGAGTACAGAAGGCTATCCTGTAGATCTTGAGACAGGTGAGGTCATGGAACCTGTGACCGAAACAGAAGTACCTGCAGAGGAGGCCTACCCTCAAATTTATCTACCAAATGAAGAGGAAGGCTACTCGGAAGAATGGTCGGACGGCTCCCCAGAGGAGCTGGAGGACGTCGCAGAAGAGGAGGATGTGGATGAAGAAGTCACTGTGGACTTCACACCTAAGGAACTCCTTCAGTACAAACTTCCAACGATTGATCTCTTCGCACCTGACAAACCGAAAAACCAATCCAAAGAGAAGAACATCGTTCGTCAGAATATCCGCATTCTGGAAGAAACCTTTGCAAGCTTTAACATCAAGGCGACAGTGGAACGGGCGGAAATCGGCCCCTCTGTCACTAAGTATGAAGTCAAACCGGCTGTCGGTGTGCGGGTCAACCGCATCTCCAACCTGGCAGATGATTTAGCCTTGGCCCTAGCAGCCAAGGATGTGCGGATTGAAGCACCGATTCCAGGGAAGTCTCTGGTCGGAATTGAAGTGCCCAACTCAGAGATTGCGACGGTCTCCTTCCGTGAATTGTGGGAGCAGTCCAAAACAGACCCAGCTAAACTCCTTGAGATTCCTCTTGGGAAGGCTGTAGATGGTTCAGCTCGGACCTTTGATTTGGCACGGATGCCTCACCTCTTGGTAGCAGGTTCTACCGGATCTGGTAAGTCAGTAGCGGTTAATGGGATCATTTCGAGTATCTTGATGAAGGCCCGTCCGGACGAAGTCAAATTTATGATGGTCGATCCAAAAATGGTGGAGCTTTCTGTCTATAATGATATTCCTCACCTCTTGATTCCAGTTGTGACCAACCCACGCAAGGCCAGTCGGGCCCTACAAAAGGTTGTCGATGAGATGGAAAATCGCTATGAACTCTTCTCGAAAGTGGGTGCTCGGAATATTGCTGGCTTTAATGCCAAGGTCGCGGAGTACAATACCCAGTCTGAGATGAAGCAAGTACCACTTCCATTGATTGTGGTCATTGTCGATGAGTTGGCAGACTTGATGATGGTGGCAAGTAAAGAAGTGGAAGATGCTATTATTCGTCTTGGACAGAAGGCGCGTGCGGCAGGGATCCACATGATCCTTGCGACTCAACGGCCATCGGTTGATGTTATCTCAGGTTTGATCAAGGCCAATGTGCCTTCCCGTGTCGCTTTTGCGGTATCATCTGGGACCGACTCACGGACCATCTTGGATGAAAATGGGGCGGAGAAACTACTTGGTCGCGGAGACATGCTCTTTAAACCGATTGATGAAAATCATCCGATCCGTCTGCAGGGCTCCTTTATCTCTGATGATGATGTGGAGCGGATTGTCAACTTCGTCAAAGAACAGGCTGAAGCGGATTATGATGATGCCTTCGATCCAGGTGAAGTATCTGAGTCTGACTTTGATGGAGGTATGGGTGGCTCAGACGAAGGCGATCCTCTCTTTGAAGAGGCAAAGGCGCTCGTGATTGAAACTCAAAAAGCCAGCGCTTCGATGATTCAGCGTCGTTTATCGGTTGGTTTTAACCGGGCCACTCGCCTCATGGAAGACTTGGAAGCAGCAGGTGTCATCGGACCAGCTGAAGGGACCAAGCCAAGAAAGGTCTTGCAGACCAATTAG